In a genomic window of Nostoc sp. UHCC 0870:
- a CDS encoding diflavin flavoprotein, whose product MSDSKPRDVQVLPIATDTKVLRARSWSRLRFEIEYALERGTTSNSYVIEGDKTAITDPPAETFTTIYLEALQQTLNLKKLDYVILGHFSPNRIPTLKALLALAPQITFVCSLPGAANLRAAFPDDSLSILVMRGKETLDLGKGHVLKFLPIPSPRWPEGLCTYDQQTQILYTDKLFGVHICSDDVFDDNWESFKEDQRYYYNCLMAPHAIHVEAALEKISDLQVRMYGVGHGPLVRTSLMALTQAYADWSLAQKDREISVALLYASAYGNTATLAQAIALGLTKGGVAVQSINCEFATPEEIQSNLEKADGFLIGSPTIGGHAPTPIHTALGIVLKVGDNNKLAGVFGSYGWSGEALDMIEGKLRDAGYRFGVDTLKVKFKPDDVTLKYCEEVGTDFAQTLKKAKKLRVPQQAATPVEQAVGRIVGSVCVITAKQGEVSTGMLGSWVSQATFNPPGLTVAIAKERAIESLMYPGGKFALNILSEENHGEYMKHFRKNFKPGEDRFANFTTTEAENGCTVLTDALAYVECSVSQRMECGDHWVVYATVDNGKLIKPDDVTAINHRKTGNHY is encoded by the coding sequence ATGAGCGATTCCAAGCCCCGTGACGTACAAGTTCTTCCGATTGCTACAGATACTAAAGTTCTCAGAGCGCGTAGTTGGTCACGTCTGCGGTTTGAAATTGAATATGCCTTGGAAAGAGGTACTACCTCTAACTCTTATGTAATCGAAGGTGATAAAACTGCAATTACTGACCCCCCTGCTGAAACTTTTACGACAATTTATCTAGAAGCATTACAGCAGACGCTCAATTTGAAAAAATTGGATTACGTCATTCTGGGACACTTTAGCCCCAACCGTATACCTACCCTCAAGGCTTTGCTAGCACTAGCTCCGCAAATTACCTTTGTTTGTTCCCTTCCTGGTGCAGCTAATTTACGGGCGGCGTTCCCCGATGACAGCTTAAGTATTTTGGTGATGCGGGGGAAAGAAACCCTTGATTTAGGCAAGGGTCATGTGTTGAAGTTCTTGCCTATTCCTAGCCCCCGTTGGCCGGAAGGACTTTGCACCTATGACCAACAAACCCAGATTCTCTACACAGATAAGCTGTTTGGGGTGCATATCTGTAGTGATGATGTGTTTGATGACAACTGGGAATCCTTCAAGGAAGACCAGCGTTACTACTACAACTGTTTGATGGCCCCCCATGCTATTCATGTGGAAGCAGCATTGGAGAAGATTTCCGACTTACAGGTGAGAATGTATGGTGTAGGTCATGGGCCTTTGGTACGTACCAGTTTAATGGCACTTACCCAAGCCTACGCTGATTGGAGTCTGGCTCAGAAAGACCGGGAAATTTCTGTGGCGTTATTATATGCCTCAGCTTACGGTAATACGGCAACTCTTGCACAGGCGATCGCACTCGGACTAACTAAAGGTGGTGTAGCAGTCCAATCAATTAACTGTGAATTTGCCACCCCGGAAGAAATCCAGTCCAATTTAGAGAAAGCAGACGGTTTTCTTATCGGTTCACCCACCATTGGCGGTCATGCACCAACCCCCATTCACACCGCTTTGGGTATTGTCCTGAAAGTGGGTGATAACAATAAACTAGCTGGGGTATTTGGTTCTTACGGCTGGAGTGGTGAAGCCTTAGACATGATTGAAGGTAAACTCCGCGATGCTGGATATCGCTTCGGTGTGGACACCTTAAAAGTTAAGTTTAAACCCGACGATGTCACCCTCAAGTATTGCGAAGAAGTGGGTACAGACTTCGCCCAAACCTTGAAGAAAGCTAAGAAATTACGTGTACCCCAACAAGCCGCTACCCCTGTAGAACAAGCTGTAGGTAGGATTGTCGGTTCAGTTTGCGTGATTACAGCCAAGCAAGGCGAAGTATCTACAGGAATGCTCGGTTCTTGGGTATCTCAAGCTACCTTCAATCCTCCAGGCTTAACTGTGGCGATCGCTAAAGAACGCGCTATAGAATCCCTCATGTATCCCGGTGGTAAATTTGCCCTGAATATCCTCTCAGAAGAGAATCACGGCGAATACATGAAGCATTTCCGCAAAAACTTCAAACCCGGAGAAGACCGTTTTGCCAACTTCACCACTACGGAAGCTGAAAACGGTTGTACTGTGCTAACTGATGCCCTCGCTTATGTGGAATGCTCAGTTAGTCAACGCATGGAATGCGGCGACCATTGGGTAGTTTACGCCACCGTTGACAATGGTAAGCTCATCAAACCCGATGATGTAACTGCCATCAACCACCGCAAAACAGGTAATCATTACTAA
- a CDS encoding diflavin flavoprotein, with amino-acid sequence MVAMSTTGNANAEIQHRLTVQTVEIAPNTTAIRCLDWDRDRFDIEFGLQNGTTYNSYLIRGEQTVLVDTSHQKFRQLYLDTLKGLVNPKTIDYIIVSHTEPDHSGLVEDVLQLAPRATVLASKIALQFLEGLVHDPFSKRIVKSGDRIDIGKGHEIEFVSAPNLHWPDTIFSYDRKTQTIFTCDAFGMHFCDDRTFDEDLEAIEADFRFYYDCLMGPNARSLLNAMKRMGELGKINIIANGHGPLLYHHLDVLTECYQSWSQRQAKAETTVGLFYTSDYGYSDRLGQAIAEGIQKTGLGVEIIDLSTTDIQEIQELAGRAAGLIIGMPPTTSVAAQAGISSLLSVIKDKQVVGLFECFGGDDEPVDTIRRKFIDLGVKEAFPAIRIREVPGASTYQMCTEAGTDLGQLLTRERNIKQIKALDVNMEKALGRISNGLYIVTTKKGDVSSAMLASWVAQASLQPLGFTIAVAKDRAIDSLMQIGDRFVLNVLEEGNYQELKKHFLKRLLPGADRFTGVRTQTAKNGSPILTDALAYMECEVQSSMECSDHWLLYCTVQEGRVSKSDGFTAVRHRKVGNYY; translated from the coding sequence ATGGTAGCGATGTCTACGACCGGCAACGCCAACGCAGAAATTCAGCATCGGCTAACTGTACAAACTGTAGAAATTGCCCCTAATACTACGGCGATTCGCTGTCTAGACTGGGATCGCGATCGCTTCGATATCGAATTCGGACTGCAAAACGGTACGACTTATAATTCATATCTGATTAGGGGTGAACAAACAGTTTTAGTCGATACTTCTCACCAGAAGTTTCGCCAACTGTATTTAGATACACTTAAAGGTCTGGTTAACCCCAAGACTATTGATTACATTATTGTCAGTCATACAGAACCAGACCATAGTGGTTTGGTGGAAGATGTGCTGCAATTAGCACCAAGAGCAACTGTTTTGGCTTCTAAAATTGCGTTGCAATTTTTGGAAGGTTTGGTACATGATCCTTTCTCCAAGCGGATTGTCAAAAGTGGCGATCGCATCGATATTGGTAAAGGTCACGAAATCGAATTCGTGAGTGCGCCTAACCTCCACTGGCCAGACACCATCTTTAGTTATGACCGCAAAACCCAAACCATCTTTACTTGTGATGCTTTTGGGATGCACTTCTGTGACGATCGCACTTTTGATGAAGATTTAGAAGCGATCGAAGCTGATTTTAGATTCTACTATGACTGTCTCATGGGGCCAAATGCTCGTTCTCTCCTGAACGCAATGAAGCGGATGGGCGAACTGGGCAAGATTAATATTATCGCCAACGGTCACGGGCCGTTGTTGTATCATCACCTGGATGTCTTGACCGAGTGCTACCAAAGTTGGAGTCAAAGACAAGCCAAAGCCGAAACCACTGTTGGTTTATTCTATACCTCCGATTATGGATATAGCGATCGCCTTGGTCAAGCCATAGCTGAAGGTATCCAAAAAACTGGTCTGGGTGTAGAAATCATTGACCTCAGCACCACCGACATCCAAGAAATCCAAGAATTGGCAGGTAGAGCAGCTGGTTTAATTATCGGTATGCCCCCGACAACCTCCGTTGCAGCCCAAGCTGGTATTAGTTCTTTGCTATCTGTAATTAAAGATAAGCAAGTAGTCGGCTTGTTTGAATGCTTCGGCGGCGATGACGAACCGGTTGATACAATTCGCCGGAAGTTTATCGACTTGGGCGTAAAAGAAGCCTTCCCAGCCATTCGGATTCGAGAAGTTCCCGGTGCATCCACCTACCAAATGTGTACCGAAGCAGGTACAGACTTGGGTCAATTGCTGACACGGGAACGCAACATCAAGCAAATCAAAGCCCTTGATGTCAACATGGAAAAGGCTTTGGGACGGATTAGCAACGGGTTGTATATTGTCACCACCAAAAAAGGTGATGTTAGCAGCGCGATGTTAGCTTCCTGGGTAGCACAGGCGAGTTTGCAACCATTAGGATTCACCATTGCTGTAGCCAAAGACCGCGCCATTGATAGCTTAATGCAAATAGGCGATCGCTTCGTCCTCAACGTCTTAGAAGAAGGCAATTATCAAGAACTGAAAAAGCACTTCCTCAAGCGTTTACTGCCCGGTGCTGACCGCTTTACAGGAGTGAGAACCCAAACCGCTAAAAATGGTTCTCCCATCCTCACAGACGCTTTAGCATACATGGAATGCGAAGTCCAAAGCAGCATGGAATGCAGCGACCACTGGCTTTTATACTGCACAGTCCAAGAAGGTCGTGTTTCCAAATCCGATGGATTTACCGCAGTTCGTCACCGTAAGGTGGGTAATTACTACTAA
- a CDS encoding AAA family ATPase, with the protein MEFDYFSHSENRPKTQNSQSLLASGWRPLHRELDWEFLWELLHSDTKELTQKSLNLASGMAEILGRNNYTWWANILSLASENTRYEIEKFWNYVTPDKQSPDHRYKDVLNTETPILQFVSRNSIPIDYVLNKLQEITVLRVLSVLDRPDIITQYYLERDFYYPVEKFVNWERLDVLNTVYAYWSKQDVWLQVEAYDRGRRQYTLMSRDMSPLVNKATHDLAVMLSGYQSRVGRVHSQFPIRSFPADIQNFTDTVQQAILNQNQLAVVVNGEPGTGKTAWTQAVAKEILVPLGYVIFILDHDAIANFVPPTYLERICIIINEADNLAQNRASEVAQYNNKTEHILSLLDGTLYQSVIDDAGIQIKQRLVVLMTCNTTERLDPAMLRKGRVDLMYEFTQRFV; encoded by the coding sequence ATGGAGTTTGATTATTTTAGTCACAGTGAAAATAGGCCAAAAACTCAAAATAGCCAAAGCTTACTTGCCAGTGGTTGGCGACCATTGCACCGAGAATTAGATTGGGAATTTTTATGGGAATTATTACATAGTGATACCAAAGAATTAACGCAAAAAAGCTTGAATCTAGCCAGTGGCATGGCAGAGATTTTAGGCAGGAATAATTATACTTGGTGGGCTAATATTTTAAGTCTAGCATCGGAAAATACTCGCTATGAAATAGAAAAGTTTTGGAACTATGTTACACCTGACAAACAATCACCTGATCATCGTTATAAAGACGTTTTAAATACAGAAACGCCCATATTACAATTTGTCAGCCGGAATAGTATTCCCATTGATTATGTACTGAACAAACTGCAAGAAATTACAGTTTTACGAGTTTTAAGTGTATTAGATCGTCCTGATATCATCACCCAATATTACTTAGAAAGGGATTTTTATTATCCTGTAGAAAAATTTGTAAATTGGGAACGTCTCGATGTTTTGAATACGGTTTATGCCTATTGGTCAAAACAGGATGTTTGGCTACAAGTTGAAGCTTACGATCGCGGACGGAGACAATATACCTTAATGTCCAGGGATATGTCACCACTGGTTAACAAAGCTACTCACGACTTAGCAGTGATGCTGAGTGGCTATCAAAGCCGTGTTGGTAGAGTCCATAGCCAATTTCCGATTCGCAGTTTCCCCGCAGATATTCAAAACTTCACTGATACAGTCCAGCAAGCTATTCTGAATCAAAACCAGCTGGCGGTGGTAGTCAACGGCGAACCAGGTACAGGTAAAACTGCGTGGACACAAGCAGTAGCCAAAGAAATTCTCGTCCCTTTAGGATACGTCATCTTTATTTTGGATCATGATGCGATCGCTAACTTTGTTCCCCCCACATACTTAGAACGAATTTGTATCATTATCAACGAAGCCGATAACCTAGCTCAAAACCGCGCCTCGGAAGTAGCCCAGTATAACAACAAAACAGAACACATTTTGAGCTTATTGGATGGGACTTTATATCAAAGCGTTATTGATGATGCGGGGATTCAAATCAAGCAGCGATTAGTAGTATTGATGACTTGTAATACTACTGAAAGACTAGATCCAGCAATGTTAAGGAAAGGTAGAGTAGATTTAATGTATGAATTTACTCAGCGATTTGTTTAA
- a CDS encoding response regulator, with protein MYLAKSLMSDKKKRNSQQPLILAVEDNDDSLLLISYALESLGCRFICQQDSTNTVLVAKEYQPDLIMLDILLPSVNGIDVIRYLKQEPLTCEIPVVAVTALSDREDQERILKAGFDEYLSKPYMIEDLEAVIRRLLCGKFQFSSAYQLCQE; from the coding sequence ATGTATCTGGCAAAATCATTAATGAGTGATAAAAAGAAGCGCAACTCTCAGCAGCCGTTGATTTTAGCAGTGGAAGACAACGATGACAGTCTACTGCTGATTAGTTATGCCCTTGAGTCACTTGGCTGTAGATTTATTTGTCAACAAGATAGTACAAATACTGTACTGGTAGCAAAAGAGTATCAGCCAGACTTAATTATGTTAGATATCTTGTTACCCAGTGTCAATGGGATTGATGTCATCCGTTATCTCAAACAAGAACCGCTAACTTGTGAAATTCCTGTAGTAGCCGTGACAGCTTTGTCTGATAGAGAGGATCAAGAACGCATTCTTAAAGCAGGTTTTGATGAATACCTCAGTAAACCTTACATGATTGAAGATTTAGAAGCAGTTATTCGCCGCTTGCTTTGCGGCAAATTTCAATTTTCCTCAGCTTATCAGTTATGTCAGGAATAG
- a CDS encoding hybrid sensor histidine kinase/response regulator, which produces MSVVENSQIDRILAVDDTRDNLILVQTILESEGYEIDLVTDGMSALEKVAQSPPDLILLDVMMPGMDGYEVTRRIRKNPELSYIPILLITAFHESSVVEGLDAGADDFIRKPFDTDELLARVRSLLRLKHSLDEQRKMARQREDFVSRLTHDLRTPLVAADRMLDLFAKETFCPISPEMKQAIAVMIRSNQNLMQMVNTLLEVYRFEAGKKTLNYESCNLPEIASEVVSELIPLASEKNISLKLDTSNLDNLGNKAGVVMGDALELRRVLHNLVGNAIKFTDTGSISINISETNHNWVNIEVEDTGYGIAIEDQSTIFERFRQGRNKRSGSGLGLHLSSRIIEAHEGKISLKSEPGRGSTFTIQLPKNLN; this is translated from the coding sequence ATGTCTGTTGTTGAAAATTCTCAAATTGATCGTATTTTGGCTGTTGATGATACTAGAGATAATCTGATTTTGGTTCAGACCATTCTCGAAAGTGAAGGCTATGAAATAGACTTAGTTACAGATGGGATGTCAGCTTTAGAAAAAGTTGCTCAATCTCCACCTGATTTGATTTTGCTAGATGTGATGATGCCAGGAATGGATGGTTATGAAGTAACACGGCGCATCCGCAAGAATCCTGAACTCAGCTATATTCCTATTTTATTAATTACCGCCTTTCATGAATCCAGCGTTGTCGAAGGTTTAGATGCTGGTGCAGATGATTTTATTCGCAAACCTTTTGATACAGATGAACTCTTAGCGAGAGTGCGATCGCTTCTCCGTCTCAAGCACAGTCTCGACGAACAGCGTAAAATGGCGCGTCAACGAGAAGACTTTGTTTCTCGCCTGACTCACGATTTACGTACCCCTTTAGTAGCAGCTGACCGGATGCTGGATTTATTTGCAAAAGAAACCTTTTGTCCTATTTCCCCAGAAATGAAACAAGCGATCGCTGTCATGATTCGCAGCAATCAAAATCTCATGCAAATGGTCAACACCCTCTTAGAAGTTTATCGCTTCGAGGCAGGTAAAAAGACCTTGAATTACGAAAGCTGCAATCTTCCAGAAATCGCCTCAGAAGTAGTCAGTGAACTCATCCCTCTAGCCAGCGAAAAAAATATTAGTCTTAAACTAGACACCAGTAACTTAGATAACCTGGGAAATAAAGCTGGTGTAGTTATGGGTGATGCCTTAGAACTACGGCGTGTGCTACATAACTTAGTAGGTAATGCCATTAAATTTACCGACACAGGCAGCATTAGCATCAATATATCGGAAACCAATCACAACTGGGTAAATATCGAAGTGGAAGATACCGGTTATGGAATTGCTATTGAAGACCAATCTACTATTTTCGAGCGATTTCGCCAAGGTAGAAATAAAAGGTCAGGTAGTGGCTTAGGATTACATTTATCCAGCCGCATCATCGAAGCACACGAAGGGAAAATTAGCCTCAAATCCGAACCAGGAAGAGGAAGTACATTCACCATCCAACTACCAAAAAATTTAAATTAG
- a CDS encoding ATP-binding response regulator, translating to MKETLRILVVDDDELDRMTVYLALTQAGVKIELSEVSDARTAISTLRHTTYDCVFLDNDLPDQDGLSLIQKLRASEIKVPLVVITDQGDEQTAVELMKAGATDYLAKSRLSSATLTQVLRHAMRVYQAEMQTALANQQLKESNEQLLRKNQELQRQQEQIQLQNLKLLEASRLKSQFLATMSHELRTPMNAIIGFAQILLRPKFGNLTNQQTDMVERILNNGKHLLMLVNEVLDFSKLEEGRLALQPELFDLAKVTHTTVAEIRSLAEAKKLSLVVKINTANPVIFNDPVRIRQILLNLLSNSIKFTESGSIWVEVQDLGENRVALSVRDTGIGISSEDFQHIFEAFRQVDQSITRKYSGTGLGLAIINSLVRMMGGKISLESQVGVGSLFKIELPRKVSLSTSNQTFAAVEFNGKGILSSPPNPHPSTSQTSQVSMGFPHLKL from the coding sequence ATGAAAGAAACGCTGAGAATTTTGGTTGTAGACGATGATGAGTTAGACCGGATGACAGTCTATTTAGCCCTCACGCAAGCCGGTGTAAAAATAGAATTGTCTGAAGTAAGTGACGCAAGAACTGCAATCTCTACCTTAAGACATACTACCTATGATTGCGTTTTCTTGGACAATGATTTACCAGACCAAGATGGTTTAAGCTTAATACAAAAGCTACGTGCCTCAGAAATTAAAGTCCCCCTAGTAGTGATCACAGATCAAGGAGATGAACAAACGGCTGTTGAGTTGATGAAAGCTGGTGCTACCGATTATCTAGCTAAATCAAGGTTGTCATCAGCAACCTTAACCCAGGTTTTACGCCATGCGATGCGGGTTTACCAAGCAGAAATGCAAACCGCTTTAGCAAATCAGCAGCTGAAAGAAAGCAATGAACAGCTATTACGTAAAAATCAAGAACTACAGAGACAACAGGAACAAATTCAGTTACAAAATTTAAAACTATTAGAAGCATCACGGCTAAAATCTCAGTTTTTAGCTACCATGTCTCATGAGTTGCGAACACCAATGAATGCTATTATTGGTTTTGCTCAAATATTGTTGCGTCCTAAGTTTGGTAATTTGACAAATCAGCAAACAGATATGGTAGAACGTATCCTGAATAATGGGAAGCATTTGCTGATGCTAGTGAATGAAGTTCTCGACTTTTCTAAGTTGGAGGAGGGAAGATTAGCACTCCAGCCAGAATTATTTGATTTGGCGAAAGTTACCCATACGACAGTTGCAGAAATTCGTTCTTTAGCTGAAGCAAAAAAGTTGTCTTTGGTAGTAAAAATAAATACAGCTAACCCTGTAATTTTTAATGATCCAGTCAGAATCAGACAGATATTATTGAATTTATTATCTAATTCTATTAAATTTACTGAGTCTGGTAGTATTTGGGTAGAAGTACAAGACCTGGGAGAAAATCGAGTAGCACTCTCTGTTCGAGATACAGGTATAGGTATATCTTCCGAAGATTTTCAGCATATCTTTGAAGCTTTTCGACAAGTTGATCAAAGTATTACCCGTAAATATTCAGGTACAGGCTTGGGTTTAGCAATTATCAACTCCCTTGTCCGAATGATGGGCGGCAAAATCTCTCTTGAAAGTCAAGTAGGGGTTGGTTCTCTATTTAAAATTGAACTACCAAGAAAAGTATCATTATCTACCTCAAATCAAACGTTTGCGGCGGTGGAGTTCAATGGTAAAGGAATTTTGTCTTCTCCTCCAAATCCACACCCATCTACTTCTCAAACGAGCCAAGTCTCTATGGGTTTCCCTCACCTAAAACTATAA
- a CDS encoding response regulator transcription factor gives MNEISIILIEDHDLTRMGLRAALQSHGGLKVVGEAANATQGLKLLETAKPDVAVVDIGLPDMDGIELTRKFRRYQAESGQTNTKVLILTMDHTEDAVLAAFAAGADSYYMKETSISKLTEAIQATYAGNSWIDPAIANVVLQKMRQGIPVETQSSDKPKTVKIEALPSEYEQVLETYPLTQRELEILELIVAGCSNGQIAEKLYITVGTVKTHVRNILNKLCADDRTQAAVRALRSGLVA, from the coding sequence ATGAATGAAATCAGCATTATTTTAATTGAAGACCATGACTTAACAAGGATGGGGTTAAGAGCTGCATTGCAGTCCCACGGGGGATTGAAAGTAGTCGGCGAAGCTGCTAATGCGACTCAAGGATTAAAACTTTTGGAAACAGCAAAGCCAGATGTCGCCGTGGTAGATATTGGCTTACCTGACATGGATGGCATTGAACTCACCCGTAAGTTTAGACGCTATCAAGCTGAAAGTGGACAAACAAATACTAAGGTTTTGATCCTGACAATGGATCATACCGAGGATGCAGTGCTAGCAGCCTTCGCCGCAGGTGCAGACTCTTATTACATGAAAGAGACAAGCATTAGTAAATTAACAGAGGCGATACAAGCAACTTACGCGGGTAACTCTTGGATTGATCCAGCGATCGCCAATGTGGTATTACAGAAAATGCGGCAAGGTATTCCTGTAGAAACCCAATCATCTGATAAACCAAAAACAGTCAAAATCGAAGCTTTACCTTCAGAATACGAACAAGTTTTAGAGACTTACCCACTGACTCAACGGGAGTTAGAAATTTTAGAGTTAATTGTGGCTGGTTGCAGTAACGGACAAATTGCGGAGAAACTCTATATTACTGTTGGCACAGTTAAAACTCACGTTCGTAACATTCTGAATAAACTCTGCGCCGATGACCGTACCCAAGCGGCTGTACGGGCTTTGCGTTCTGGGTTAGTAGCGTAA
- a CDS encoding lipid-A-disaccharide synthase-related protein — protein MNDVSRLSPTHSPAASSRLQLLVLSNGHGEDVIAVRILQELLQQSNPPDIFALPLVGEGRAYQQLDIPLIGSVRTMPSGGFIYMDGRQLARDVKGGLVQLTWSQIQAVRRWVRSQKKLGNKNAILAVGDIVPLLFAFISGAKYAFVGTAKSEYYVRDEVGILARESKAAKWENFSGSIYHPWERWLMSRRRCRAVFPRDGLTTKILNQWTIPAFDVGNPMMDGLEARFNTQQFYRADSQQQEMARPLMMTLLPGSRAPEAYKNWEIIMVAVSALMGSFREQNSFVPSSSNVVFLGAIAPNLDLSILAQTVQSQGWRPSTESPLPLPDENAVIFQQSNAYIILTQQAYNECLHWGDIAIAMAGTATEQFIGLGKPAIAIPGEGPQYNPGFAEAQSRLLGLSLILVDEPEQVAQEVRSLFTYPDRLHIIAENGRRRMGKPGAAARIAEYLVEKFNI, from the coding sequence ATGAACGATGTATCCCGCTTATCCCCAACCCATTCACCAGCTGCAAGTTCTCGGTTGCAGTTGTTGGTATTAAGTAATGGTCATGGGGAAGATGTAATTGCTGTCCGCATTTTGCAGGAATTGTTGCAACAATCAAACCCACCAGATATCTTTGCTTTACCTCTGGTGGGTGAAGGACGGGCTTACCAACAGTTAGATATTCCTCTCATTGGTTCAGTCCGCACAATGCCCTCTGGTGGGTTTATATATATGGATGGGCGACAATTGGCGCGGGATGTGAAAGGTGGCTTGGTACAACTAACTTGGAGTCAAATTCAAGCGGTGCGGCGTTGGGTGCGTTCCCAGAAAAAATTAGGTAACAAGAACGCTATCTTGGCGGTGGGGGATATTGTCCCGTTATTGTTTGCTTTTATAAGTGGTGCTAAATATGCCTTTGTCGGGACGGCGAAGTCAGAATATTATGTGCGGGATGAAGTGGGAATATTAGCTAGGGAATCAAAAGCAGCCAAATGGGAAAACTTTTCGGGTTCGATTTACCATCCTTGGGAGAGGTGGTTAATGAGTCGCCGCCGTTGTCGCGCGGTGTTTCCTAGGGATGGGTTGACAACAAAAATTTTAAATCAGTGGACGATTCCCGCTTTTGATGTGGGAAATCCAATGATGGATGGTTTAGAGGCGAGGTTTAATACCCAACAGTTTTATCGTGCTGATAGTCAACAGCAAGAAATGGCTAGACCGTTGATGATGACTCTCCTCCCTGGTTCGCGTGCGCCGGAAGCTTATAAAAATTGGGAAATAATTATGGTGGCGGTGTCTGCATTGATGGGGAGTTTTCGGGAGCAAAATTCGTTTGTACCAAGTTCTAGTAATGTAGTATTTTTAGGAGCGATCGCACCAAATCTAGACTTGAGTATACTAGCCCAAACTGTGCAGTCTCAAGGCTGGCGACCGTCTACAGAGTCACCTCTTCCCCTACCGGATGAAAATGCTGTGATCTTCCAGCAAAGCAACGCCTATATCATCTTGACGCAACAAGCATACAACGAATGTTTGCATTGGGGAGATATTGCGATCGCAATGGCGGGGACAGCTACAGAACAGTTTATCGGTTTAGGTAAACCTGCGATCGCTATTCCTGGGGAGGGGCCGCAATATAACCCCGGTTTTGCAGAAGCCCAAAGCCGACTTTTAGGCTTATCGCTGATTTTAGTGGACGAACCAGAACAAGTTGCTCAAGAAGTGCGATCGCTTTTCACTTATCCTGATAGACTGCATATTATTGCCGAGAATGGCAGGCGCAGGATGGGGAAACCAGGTGCAGCAGCAAGGATTGCTGAGTATTTAGTAGAAAAATTCAATATTTAA